In Tribolium castaneum strain GA2 chromosome 4, icTriCast1.1, whole genome shotgun sequence, one DNA window encodes the following:
- the LOC107399259 gene encoding odorant receptor 4 isoform X1, whose translation MVVEKINLLEPFENVTRLLKILGCWYSPNETAVYKIYKNFIIATCFIYTVTCNIYVFQKMFTDSDKAYETLEIAVGSAEGVLKGIIFRTKFQKITESWQQIQQPEFQPRNEKQKSVLRRYIEVTKTFFKVYFSLVYVGCVTGIVVSSWLRHKDLPTDHWLPFDFRRPFLYPYVYVHVTVGLYLNSFTNCVLDSCFYLSLLHITAQCDVLADTLKNIHDLDKLNGKNVPERENVDEVMNKILTECMKHFKLIQKFTNVITDSFKEILTLQFVPTIAMICISMYKISTLHPSNTQFWFFIFTDIGATTQIFIYCFVGNLVTTTSEKLFYAAFESQWYNASQKFKKNVITVMMAVQQPIIFYGWNVFAINYETFKSIMRTSWSICVALKSTQDL comes from the exons ATGGTGgtagagaaaattaatttacttgaACCTTTTGAAAATGTCACACGTCTGCTCAAAATCCTGGGGTGTTGGTATTCGCCAAACGAGACCGcagtttacaaaatttataaaaactttatcATAGCTACATGTTTTATATACACAGTAACATGCAATATTtatgtatttcaaaaaatgttcaCTGATTCGGATAAAGCGTACGAAACTTTGGAGATCGCGGTTGGTTCAGCAGAAGGCGTGTTAAAAGGTATAATATTCCGCACgaaattccaaaaaatcaccgaaTCATGGCAGCAAATACAGCAACCAGAGTTTCAACCAAggaatgaaaaacaaaaaagtgttttgAGAAGATACATTGAAGTAACAAAAACTTTCTTCAAGGTGTACTTTTCTCTAGTCTACGTTGGTTGTGTGACCGGAATCGTTGTCTCCTCTTGGTTGAGACATAAGGACTTACCTACGGACCACTGGCTACCATTTGACTTTCGCAGGCCGTTTTTGTACCCATATGTCTATGTTCATGTAACAGTGGGTCTATATCTTAACTCGTTCACAAACTGTGTTCTGGACTCGTGTTTTTACTTGTCTTTGCTGCATATAACAGCCCAGTGTGATGTGCTTGCTGATACTCTTAAAAATATCCACGACTTGGATAAATTAAACGGTAAAAACGTCCCAGAACGGGAAAATGTGGACGaagtaatgaataaaattctTACCGAATGCATGAAACATTTCAAACTTATTCAAAA ATTCACTAATGTAATTACCGACTCtttcaaagaaattttaactttGCAGTTTGTTCCGACAATTGCAATGATTTGTATTTCAATGTACAAAATATCCACG CTACACCCATCAAACACACAGTTCtggttttttatatttactgaCATAGGCGCCACTACCCAGATTTTCATTTACTGTTTTGTTGGAAACTTGGTTACCACCACA AGCGAAAAATTATTCTATGCAGCGTTTGAATCGCAGTGGTATAATgcgtctcaaaaatttaagaaaaatgtaataacgGTTATGATGGCAGTTCAACaacctattattttttacggcTGGAATGTTTTTGCAATCAACTATGAAACGTTCAAATCT ATTATGCGAACATCCTGGAGTATCTGTGTTGCTCTCAAAAGCACACAAGATCTGTAA
- the LOC107399260 gene encoding odorant receptor 4 encodes MVVEKINLREPFENVTRLLKILGCWYFPNESLVYKMYKNFALITCCMYTVTSIIYSFKYMSIDYDKAYESLEIGVGTAEGVLKGIIFRMKFQKITESWQQIQQPEFQPRNEKQKMLLRRYIYVTKFLFKVYFFVVYIVCVTGLIVSSLLRHKDLPTDHWLPFDYRKPFLHQYIYLHLTAGLYLNSLTNCAVDSCFYLSLLHITAQCDVLADTLKNIHDLDKLNAKNAPERENKDQVMNKILVECMKHFNLIKKFTNQITDCFKEILTLQFVPTVAMICMGMYKISTLQASSSQFWFFVCTDLGATTQIFIYCFVGNLVTTTSEKLFYATFKSQWYNASQKFKKNLLTFMMAVQHPIIFYGWDVFAINYETFKSIMRTSWSICVALKSTQDL; translated from the exons AtggttgtagaaaaaattaacttgcGTGAACCTTTCGAAAACGTCACTCGTCTGCTCAAAATTTTGGGGTGTTGGTATTTTCCAAACGAGAGCCTAGTTtacaaaatgtacaaaaactTTGCCTTGATAACGTGTTGTATGTACACTGTAACAAGCATCATTTATTCGTTTAAATACATGTCCATTGATTACGATAAAGCGTATGAAAGCTTAGAAATCGGAGTTGGTACAGCGGAAGGCGTGCTAAAGGGTATAATATTCCGCATgaaattccaaaaaatcaccgaaTCATGGCAGCAAATACAGCAACCAGAATTTCAACCAAGGaacgaaaaacaaaaaatgcttCTAAGAAGATACATCTATGTAACAAAATTTCTCTtcaaagtgtatttttttgtagtgtATATTGTTTGTGTGACCGGACTCATTGTGTCTTCTTTGCTGAGGCACAAAGATCTACCGACGGACCACTGGTTACCGTTTGATTACCGCAAACCGTTTTTGCATCAGTATATTTATCTCCACTTAACAGCCGGTCTATATCTGAACTCGTTAACAAATTGTGCTGTAGACTCGTGTTTTTACTTGTCTTTGCTGCATATAACAGCTCAGTGTGATGTACTTGCTGATACTCTTAAAAACATCCATGACTTGGATAAATTAAATGCCAAAAACGCTCCAGAACGGGAGAATAAGGACCAAGTCATGAATAAGATTCTCGTCGAATGCATGAAACATtttaatcttattaaaaa ATTCACTAATCAAATTACCGACTgtttcaaagaaattttaacCTTGCAGTTTGTCCCAACAGTTGCAATGATTTGTATGGGAATGTATAAAATATCCACG CTGCAAGCATCAAGCTCacagttttggttttttgtatGTACTGATCTGGGTGCCACGACCCAGATTTTCATTTACTGTTTTGTCGGAAATCTGGTTACTACCACA agcgaaaaattattttatgcaACTTTTAAGTCACAGTGGTACAACGCctctcaaaaatttaagaaaaatctacTAACGTTCATGATGGCAGTACAGCatcctattattttttacggtTGGGATGTTTTTGCAATCAACTATGAAACGTTCAAATCT ATCATGCGGACATCGTGGAGCATCTGTGTTGCTCTTAAAAGTACACaagatttataa
- the LOC107399259 gene encoding odorant receptor 4 isoform X2 — MVVEKINLLEPFENVTRLLKILGCWYSPNETAVYKIYKNFIIATCFIYTVTCNIYVFQKMFTDSDKAYETLEIAVGSAEGVLKGIIFRTKFQKITESWQQIQQPEFQPRNEKQKIYVGCVTGIVVSSWLRHKDLPTDHWLPFDFRRPFLYPYVYVHVTVGLYLNSFTNCVLDSCFYLSLLHITAQCDVLADTLKNIHDLDKLNGKNVPERENVDEVMNKILTECMKHFKLIQKFTNVITDSFKEILTLQFVPTIAMICISMYKISTLHPSNTQFWFFIFTDIGATTQIFIYCFVGNLVTTTSEKLFYAAFESQWYNASQKFKKNVITVMMAVQQPIIFYGWNVFAINYETFKSIMRTSWSICVALKSTQDL; from the exons ATGGTGgtagagaaaattaatttacttgaACCTTTTGAAAATGTCACACGTCTGCTCAAAATCCTGGGGTGTTGGTATTCGCCAAACGAGACCGcagtttacaaaatttataaaaactttatcATAGCTACATGTTTTATATACACAGTAACATGCAATATTtatgtatttcaaaaaatgttcaCTGATTCGGATAAAGCGTACGAAACTTTGGAGATCGCGGTTGGTTCAGCAGAAGGCGTGTTAAAAGGTATAATATTCCGCACgaaattccaaaaaatcaccgaaTCATGGCAGCAAATACAGCAACCAGAGTTTCAACCAAggaatgaaaaacaaaaaa TCTACGTTGGTTGTGTGACCGGAATCGTTGTCTCCTCTTGGTTGAGACATAAGGACTTACCTACGGACCACTGGCTACCATTTGACTTTCGCAGGCCGTTTTTGTACCCATATGTCTATGTTCATGTAACAGTGGGTCTATATCTTAACTCGTTCACAAACTGTGTTCTGGACTCGTGTTTTTACTTGTCTTTGCTGCATATAACAGCCCAGTGTGATGTGCTTGCTGATACTCTTAAAAATATCCACGACTTGGATAAATTAAACGGTAAAAACGTCCCAGAACGGGAAAATGTGGACGaagtaatgaataaaattctTACCGAATGCATGAAACATTTCAAACTTATTCAAAA ATTCACTAATGTAATTACCGACTCtttcaaagaaattttaactttGCAGTTTGTTCCGACAATTGCAATGATTTGTATTTCAATGTACAAAATATCCACG CTACACCCATCAAACACACAGTTCtggttttttatatttactgaCATAGGCGCCACTACCCAGATTTTCATTTACTGTTTTGTTGGAAACTTGGTTACCACCACA AGCGAAAAATTATTCTATGCAGCGTTTGAATCGCAGTGGTATAATgcgtctcaaaaatttaagaaaaatgtaataacgGTTATGATGGCAGTTCAACaacctattattttttacggcTGGAATGTTTTTGCAATCAACTATGAAACGTTCAAATCT ATTATGCGAACATCCTGGAGTATCTGTGTTGCTCTCAAAAGCACACAAGATCTGTAA